The Buteo buteo unplaced genomic scaffold, bButBut1.hap1.1 HAP1_SCAFFOLD_219, whole genome shotgun sequence genome has a segment encoding these proteins:
- the LOC142028249 gene encoding T-cell activation Rho GTPase-activating protein-like → MDVSPDALIANKCLREAVNNLRNGIGYTKRLRQQIRQQQQLLLPPPPPPLMSVLFTSSSLEEKELLAVLHREGPSTEGIFRRAASGTEFRELREAMDHGADVDLGSQPLLALLQHIGHNASSSRMTASNLAICLGPNLLSPPNEDVLPLEAMLAVTEKVNVLVAFLIENCGDIFVEEMAGRSCPSAGESAAPMDRATDLHLEEQSGPAGEADAEDQSKAFLDTPPSLLVLPKEAGVDMAVESETGEVPVPLPPITPESTAEFLVCPEELKSVSEEER, encoded by the exons ATGGATGTTTCGCCTGATGCTTTAATTGCCAACAAGTGCCTACGCGAG gctgtgaacaatttaagaaatggaaTTGGCTACACAAAAAGGCTGCGTCAGCAGAttcggcagcagcagcagctgctactGCCACCGCCTCCACCACCACTCATGAGTGTTCTGTTCACCAGCAGTTCgttggaagagaag gagctgctggctgtcctgcaccggGAAGGACCATCGACGGAAGGGATATTCCGAAGAGCTGCCAGCGGAACGGAATTTCGGGAGCTGCGAGAGGCCATGGACCACGGCGCCGACgtcgacctgggcagccagcct ctgctggccctcctccagcacatcggccacaacgcctccagcagcagaatgaccgccagcaacctggccatctgccttgggccaaatcTGCTGAGCCCACCTAACGAGGACGTGCTCCCCCTCgaggccatgctggcggtgactgagaag gtgaacgtgctggTGGCGTTTCTCATTGAAAACTGCGGTGACATCTttgtggaggagatggctggccgctcctgtccatcagccgGGGAGTCGGCAGCCCCCATGgacagagccacag acctgcatttggaagagcaaagtggccctgcaggtgaagcagacgCAGAGGACcagtcaaaagccttcctggacacaccaccgtctctgcttgtcctccccaaagaagcagGTGTAGATATGGCAGTGGAATCGGAAACAGGAGAG gtgcctgtacctttgcctccaataaccccagagagcacagcagaattcctggtatgtccagaagaactgaaaagtgtttcagaggaagaaaggtaa